The following DNA comes from Microbacterium terregens.
ACGACGGGAGGATCACGGGGTTCATCGATCACCAGATCCCGCCGGCAGTCCCGCTGATCCCGATCGACCAGGAGTTCCTGTTCAACGGTGACGCGGAGGCCGCACTGAAAACACTCGACAACGAGTGGCGCAAGGTCGCCGCTCGGACGATTCCGGTCACGACGGGAGAGGACCAATGACCATCACCCAAGCGGTGCGCAGCAGCGCCACGGACGGCGCGGCGCCCAAGCGCGCTGGACGAATCAGAACAGAGAACCGGCGCGCCTCTGCGGCGTTCTACTGGATGGTGTGGCCGGCCGTCATCGCGTTCGCGGGGTTCCACACACTCCCCGTCCTGGTCGGGATCTTCTTCAGCTTCACGAACTACGCCGGCTACGGCGCCTGGAACTTCGTGGGACTGTCGAACTACTTCAACCTCTTCCAAGATGACCGGGTTCTGCAGGCGTACGGGTTCTCGTTCCTCTTCGCCATCGTCGCCACGATCCTGACGAACGCGTTCTCGCTCGCGATCGCGCTGGGATTGAACGCCAAGATCAAGGCGCGCAACTTCTGGCGGGGTGTGTACTTCGTGCCCTACATCCTCGCGATCCTGGTCATCGGCTACGTGTTCCAGTTCTTCTTCTCGAACTCGCTGCCGAAGATCCTTGCGGGCATCCCGCTGTTCGCCGACAACATCCTCGCCAACGAGCAGTGGGCGTGCACGGCGATCGTGGCGCTGGCCGTCTGGCAGGCCTGTGCATTCGCGATCATCATCTACCTGTCCGGGCTTCAGACGATCCCGGCGGAGATGTACGAGGCGGCGTCGCTGGACGGTGCCTCCGCGTGGCGTCAGTTCACATCCATCACCTTCCCGCTCATCGGCGCGTTCTTCACGATCAACGTCGTGCTGAGCCTCAAGGGCTTCCTGCAGGTGTTCGACCCCATCGTCGCCCTGACCAACGGTGGCCCAGGGACCTCCACCGAATCCGTGACCCTGCTGATCTTCCGTGGCGGGTTCTCCGGCGGTGAGTTCGCCTACCAGACCGCCAACGCGGTGGTCTTCTTCATCGTGATCACGATCGTCTCGCTCTTCCAATTCCGGGTCCTTCAGCGCAGAGAGGCCGATTTCTGATGACTACCGCAACGAACGTCGCTCCACAGCTGGAGCAAGAGCTCGACGCCGTCACCGCCAACGGGCGCCGCAAGCGCCAGAGCGATCGCGAAGACGACACCCGTCGCACGAACTGGTGGGCGACCGCATTGATCGCGGTGTGCTCGCTCACCGTGCTCGTCCCGCTGTACCTGGCCGTCGTGGTGGCGCTGAAGACCCCGGAGCAGCTCACCGCCGGCACCGGGTTCGAGCTTCCCAACCCGATCCGGTGGGAGAATTTCGCCGACGCGTGGGTCAAGACGAGCTTCCCCCAGGCGCTGGCCAACACGGCGTTCATCACCGTGGGTGCGGTCTTCTTCACCCTGCTGACCAGCTCGGTCGTCGCGTACGCGCTGGCCCGGAACATCCACCGGCCCTTCTTCAAGGGCGTGTTCTTCTACCTGCTCGCAGCGCTGTTCATCCCGTTCCCGATCATCATGCTGCCGCTCGTGAAGCAGACCGCGACCCTGGGGCTGGACAACCAGGTCGGAATGATCATCCTCTATACGATCTACGGGCTGTCGCTGAACATCTTCATCTACACGGCATACATCCGCTCGATCCCGATCGAGTTGGAAGAAGCGGCGAGGATGGACGGGGCCTCGACATGGCGCGTGTTCCGGTCGGTCATCTTCCCCCTGCTGATGCCGATGAACGCCACCGTCGGCATCCTCACCTGCGTGTGGGCATGGAATGACTTCATCATGCCGCTCGTGGTGCTCACCGAACCGAGCGCCCGAACCCTGCCCCTCGCGCAGTACGTCTTCCAGGGCCAGTTCAACACCGACTACACGGTGGCCTTCGCGTCGTATCTGATGGCCATGGCGCCGCTGTTGATCGTCTACATCTTCTCGCAGCGCTGGGTGATCTCCGGTGTCACCAGAGGGTCGATCAAATAGGGGCCGTCACGCGGTCCGCGGCCCGACCTTGCCAGTGTCGTCGGCTCGTGGTTTGGTGACGGAATGCAGACAGCGATATCCGCGGACGGCACGACCATCGCTTTCGAACGGGTCGGTGACGGCCCGCCGATCGTCATCGTCGGCGGTGCGTTCTCAGTGGCGGCAGACGGTGCCGCGATCGCCGCCGCGCTCGCCGACGCCGGCTTTCAGGCGGTCACGGTGGACAGGCGGGCCCGTGGGGCGAGCGGAGACATGCGCGGGTCCCTCCCCGAAGACGAGGTGAGCGATCTCGCCGCCGTCATCGCGGCGGTCGGTGGCGAGGCGATCGTGCTCGGACACTCATCCGGTGCGGTGCTGGCCCTCTACGCCGCCTCGCGAGGGGTGCCGATCACCGCGTTGTTCCTCTCCGAGCCGCCGTTCCGCTTCGGTGTGGCAGAGCCCGACCCCCTGCTCGCCGACCGCCTGCAGCAGTTGGTGGATGCCGGCAAGAACGAAGATGCCGTCCTCACGTTCCAGCTCGAGGGTGTGGAGCTGCCCGCCGAGATGGTGGAGTCGATTCGGCAGAGCGACCTGTTCGAGAGACTCGTACCGCTCGCACAGTCCACCGTCTACGACGCGAGATTGACGGCGCAGGTCTCCACGCCGACGCGTGGGATGCTCTCCGTCCCGCAGCCCGTCACGATCCTGCGCGGTGAGCAGACCTTCCCCCTCCTCGTGACGGCGACCGACCGTCTCGCGGAGCAGATGCCTGCCGCCGAGCTGGTGATCGTGCCCGAGTCCGTGATGCACAGACCCGACCCGGCCACGACGGCACGGGTGGTGCGACAGCGGGTCTGACGCGCCTGTTCACGCACGGACGGGAGTCGGTGTGCCGTGCGACGCGCGCGCAGTCAGCCCGCTCGGAGGCCCACCCAGAGCGCGAAGTGCGTAGAGGATCGTTGCGAGATCGACGAGTTCCTGGATGAGGGCACCGGCGACGGCAGGGATCACCCCGGTCATGGCGACGATCATGAGCCCGATGCTCAGCCCGATACCGATCCAGATGGCGGTCAGCGCCACCCGCAGCGTGTGCTGGCCGATCGAGACGGCGTCCACGATCTTGTCCAGAGAGTCGACCAGGATGACGACATCAGCGGCGTCTCCGGCCGCGGTGGCGCCCTTCGCGCCCATGGCGACGCCGATGTCGGATGCCGCGAGCACGGGAGCATCGTTCACGCCATCGCCGACCATCATCACCGGGCGAGGACGCAGCTGCGCAGCGAGGTGGACCTTCTCCGGCGGGAGCAGTTCGGCGTGCACTTCCTCGATCCCCACCTGGCGGGCGATGGACATCGCGGTGGGGAGGGCGTCCCCGGTGAGCATCGTGATCCGCTCGACGCCGTTGCTTCGCAGCCATTCAACGACCCGGGAGGATTCGGGCCTGGGATCGTCGGCCAGGACGAGGACGCCGGCGAATCGCCCGTCGATCGCAACATAGGCGGCAGCCTCGCCAGGGCCGAGGGCCGCGCGCTCGGTCTCGGGCGCGAGTGCGGTGATGTACGCGGGTTTGCCGACCACAACCCGGCGCCCGTCGAACACGGCCTCCACCCCGTTGGTGGCGACCTCGATGGCGTCGTCCGTCGCCACCAGGTCGAAACCCTGTTCCACGGCGGCGCGCCGGATGCCCTCGGCGAGGACGTGGGAGGAGTACTGTTCGGCGGATGCCGCGAGAAGAAGCACCTCGTCGGCGGTGAAGCCCTCGGCGGGCCGGACGTCGACCAGAGCGGGTCGCCCCGCCGTGAGCGTTCCCGTCTTGTCGAACGCGACCGATCGCGCGCGCGCGAGCTGCTCGATGACCGCGCCGCTCTTCATGATCACGCCGGTCTTCGCTGCGCGCGAGAGTCCACCCAGGAAGGCGACCGGAGCCGCGATGAGCAGAGGACAGGGAGTCGCGAGTACCAGCACCTCGGCGAAGCGGGTCGGGTCGCCCGACAACGCCCACCCGGTGCCGGCCAGAACGAGCGAGATCGCAGTGAACGGGATCGCGAAACGGTCAGCGAGGCGGACGACGGGGGCCCGGGAGTCCTGGGCGTCTTGGACGAGCGCGACGATCTGCTGATACTGGCTGTCCGCGCTGCGACGCGTGGCACGGATCCGCACGGCGCGCGTTCCATTGATCGCTCCCGACAGCACCTCGCCTCCCGCATTGCGGCTCACCGGCATGCTCTCGCCGGTGAGCGAGGACTCATCGAACGTGCCGCTGGAGGTGAGCAGGATCCCGTCGACCGGCACGATCTCAGAGGGCCGCACGAGAAGAACGTCGCCGATCGCGACATCGTCCACGGCACGGTCCTGAACCGCATCGGGTTCGGCGGACTGCGAGCGGACGACGTGCGCAATCCGAGGTGATCTATCCAGCAGCGCCGTCAGATCGCGTCGAGCGCGGCGACCGGCGAAATCCTCGAGTGCTTCCCCGCCGGAGAGCATGAGAACGACGATCAACGAGGCAAGGTATTCCCCGACGGCGAGGGTCGCGATCATCGCGACCACCGCGAGGATATCGAGCCCGATGTGCCCGCGGAGCACATCCCGCACCATTCCGACGAGCGTCCACACGATGAACACCCCGACGTAGCTGATTGCAAGCCATCGAGACACGGATGCCGCGCCCACCAGCTGGAGGACGAGCACGACCGCGAGGACGGCCGTCGAGGCCGTGATCACGGGATACCGCCTGATCGTCCGAATCAACTGCATGCGCTCGAACTGTCAGGACGCGCGGGCCCCCGCGAGCTCGGGGCCTTCGCTATCCATGAGTCTGGGATCGGCGGCGCAAGAAACGAGATCCTCGGAATCCCCGCCCGACGGATCGGCGGCGCACGCCCGGCCGGCCTCGGTGACCTTGAGCCGTGCATCCGGGTCGAGCTTGGTAAGGATCGAGTACGAGAGATCGGCGAGCTGCGTCACTCCGTCGGCGTCGAGTCCGTCCAGCACCATGCGGCGCACGGCGGTGGCGTACAGCGACCGACTCGCCTCGTAGGCCGCTTCACCCGCGGCCGTGAGCTGAGCGTTGGTGGCGCGGCCGTCTTCAAGGCAGGGTGCGCGCTCCACCAGCCCCTTCCGCTCCAGGGTTGTGACGACGCGCGACAGCCGGGGGAGTGTGGCGTTGGTTCGCGCGGCGAGAGCGCTCATGCGCAGGCGGTGCGCGTCCGATTCGTTCAGCGCCTCGAGCAGGGTGAACTCGAACGAGGTGAGCCCGGCCGGCGCAAGGTGCTGGTCCAGAGCGGTGGGCAGGAGCTCGAGCAGCGCGTGGAGTCTCGCGACCGCGACGCGTTCGTCCTGGGTCAATCCGCTGTCGTCCATACGAGCATCGTACCAATAGTTGCATCTACAAGTAAACCCGGCTATGGTCTTAGTTGTAAGTACAACCAAGTCCGGGTCACCGGCATCCCAAGGAGAGATCTTCATGACCAGCGTCACCATCTTCGGTACCGGCAACATGGCCAACGCGATCGGCGGAGTCTTCGCCGCAGGCGGAAACAGCGTCACGTACATCGGTCGCGACCGTGTGGGCACCGCACTCATCGAGGGTGACATCGTCGTCCTCGCCGTTCCGCACCCCGCCGTCGACGAGATCGTCGCGGCCTACGCCACCCAGCTCACCGGCAAGACGGTCGTCGACATCACCAACCCGGTCGACTTCTCCACCTTCGACTCGCTGGTCGTGCCTGCCGGCTCTTCGCTCACGGCGCAGATCCAGGAGAAGCTGCCGCAGAGCAGCGTCGTCAAGGCCTTCAACACCAACTTCGCCGCCACGCTCGCATCCGGCAAGGTCGGCGACCTGCCGACCACTGTCCTGGTCGCCGGCGACGACGCCGCCGCCAAGTCCGGCCTGATCTCCGCGATCGAGGCCGGCGGCCTGGGCGCGATCGATGCCGGTTCGCTCTCGCGGGCCAGCGAGCTCGAGGCCCTCGGCTTCCTGCAGCTCACCCTCGCCGTGGGCGAGCAGATCGCCTGGACGGGCGGCTTCGCCTCCGTTCGCTAACCCACACCCTGCCCGGCCGGGTCCTCCGGCCGGGCAGGCACAGACAGACAGAGAGAGACGAATCATGGTCGCACCCACCACGAGCACCCAGCGCACCTCGGCGCCCGACCGCATCCTCGATCCGCAGACGGTGATGGATGCCGTGACCCTGCGCGTCGGGGACTTGTCGACGATGTCTTCGTACTACTCCGATGCGCTGGCATTCGAGCCGCTCGAGGAGCGTGCGCGTGGCAACGAGGTGCACCGGGTGCTCGGTCGCGGCGGCACTCCGATGCTCCGTCTGATCGAGACGCCGAACCTGCCCGCCGTCGACCCGCGCCAGGCCGGTCTGTTCCACACGGCGTTCCTGTTCGACGACGCATCGGCGCTCGCCGCGACGGTCTACCGTGCGGCGCAGCATCCGCGCAGCCGCTTCACCGGCTCCAGTGATCACCTCGTCAGCGAGGCGTTCTACTTCACCGACCCCGAAGGCAACGGCGTCGAACTGTACGTGGATCGCGACCGGTCTGATTGGACCTATGCCGGTGGTCAGCTGCAGATGGACAGCCTGTACCTCGACCCGAACGCCTACCTTCGCCGACACTTGGATGAGAACGCCGTCGACTCGGTCGCCACCTCGGCCGGCCGCGTCGGTCATGTTCATCTCCAGGTGGGCGACATCGCACGCGCCCGGGCCTTCTATGTCGACGCGCTCGGCTTCGAGACGACCGTCGCGACCTACCCCGGCGCACTGTTCGCCTCGGCCGGCGGCTACCACCATCACGTCGCGATGAACGTGTGGAACAGCGCCGGTGCCGGCCCGCGCGCGGCCGCCCTCGGTCTCGGCGACGTCGCCATCACCGTGCCCGACCGCGAGGACCTCGACGCGCTCGGCGCGCGACTCACCCGCCACCGACTTGCCTTCGCCGATACCGGACGATCGGTCGTGCTCGCCGACCCGTGGGGAACACGGGTGACCGTCGCGCTGCCCGCTGCGGGCGTCGACGACCTGCTCGGACGCTGACCCGTCCCCGGGATCGCATCTGCGGATGCCGCGGTCCTCGCTGAGTTCACCCTTGCGTCGCAGTACGCCTGGCCAGTCGCGGCCGACCCGCGTACCGTCGACGCATGGAGAACCTCAGCCAGAAGATGGCCGTGTCGACGCCCTCCTGGGGCGTCAAGATGGCCTACGGCGAAGCCATCACGCTCGGCGGCCGCGAACTCGTGCCGGCCGCCCTTGTCATCTTCGGTTTCGGGGCGGGTGAGGGTTCCGGCGAGAAGGTCGAAGGAGGCACGGTGCCGGCCGGCAGGGGCGCCGGAAGCGGCGGCGGTGGAGGCGGCTACGTCCTCCCTGCCGGCGCGTACGTGAGCGGCGCCGACGGGGTGAGGTTCCGCCCCAACCCGATCGCCATCGTCATCGTGGCCATCCCTCTGATCTCCGCCGCCGGGTGGGCTCTCGCGCGTATCGTCGGCGCGGCCCGCGGGTCACGCGCCACCTGAAGGGCATGACCGTCATGCCGGACCCTTCGGGGGAGTGAGCCGGCCCGCACGACATGCGAGCCCGCCCAGCGGCGGCAAGGCGTGTTCAGAGGGCGACGACGCGCGCAGCGTCGTGCGCGGCCGTGACGATGACGTCGGAGACGACGCCGTGTTGGGTGATGAACACGTCGTGGCTGGCCGGCACCGTCGTGATCTCGGCCCCCATGCGCTCGGCCATGTGCTGCAGCATCGCCTGGTCGAAGGACTTGTCCTGCTCCGCGATGATCGCCCAGGTCGGCTTGTCGCGCCAGGCGGCGTACTTCACCGGGACGCCGAATGCCGACATGTTGATGGGCACCTGCGAGTCGCGGAGGAAGGCCGCGTCGGCGTCGCTGGCGTCTGCGGCGAAGCCCGCCTTGAACAGGTCGTGGTTGAGGAACCCGTACCCGTCGTCGCCGACGTCGATGACGAAGTCGGGGGTCGGGGCGAATCCCTCGTACTGCTGCGACGTGGTCTCCCCCGTGTCGGGCGCGAGCGCCGACACGTAGACCAGTCCGGCGACGTTCGGGTGCACCCCGGCCTCGGTGATGACCGTGCCGCCCCAGGAATGGGCAACGAGAATCGCCGGCCCGTCCTGCCGGTTCAGCACTCGGGTGGTCGCCGCGACGTCGTCTTCCAGCGAGGTGAGTGGGATCTGCACGATTGTGACCCGGTACCCCTGAGCTGTCAGGTTGTCGTACACGCCGCGCCATCCCGAACCATCGACAAACGCTCCATGCACCAGCACCACGTTCTTGATGTCTTGATCACTGCTCATGATTTCTCCAATTCGATCGCGCCGGGTGACCGGTGCACGTCCAGGGTCCGCTGGCTCTTGCCAGGCATTTGGGATGTAATATATTGCATGTCGCCAGGCGAGGCAAGGGC
Coding sequences within:
- a CDS encoding sugar ABC transporter permease, with the protein product MTITQAVRSSATDGAAPKRAGRIRTENRRASAAFYWMVWPAVIAFAGFHTLPVLVGIFFSFTNYAGYGAWNFVGLSNYFNLFQDDRVLQAYGFSFLFAIVATILTNAFSLAIALGLNAKIKARNFWRGVYFVPYILAILVIGYVFQFFFSNSLPKILAGIPLFADNILANEQWACTAIVALAVWQACAFAIIIYLSGLQTIPAEMYEAASLDGASAWRQFTSITFPLIGAFFTINVVLSLKGFLQVFDPIVALTNGGPGTSTESVTLLIFRGGFSGGEFAYQTANAVVFFIVITIVSLFQFRVLQRREADF
- a CDS encoding carbohydrate ABC transporter permease, translating into MTTATNVAPQLEQELDAVTANGRRKRQSDREDDTRRTNWWATALIAVCSLTVLVPLYLAVVVALKTPEQLTAGTGFELPNPIRWENFADAWVKTSFPQALANTAFITVGAVFFTLLTSSVVAYALARNIHRPFFKGVFFYLLAALFIPFPIIMLPLVKQTATLGLDNQVGMIILYTIYGLSLNIFIYTAYIRSIPIELEEAARMDGASTWRVFRSVIFPLLMPMNATVGILTCVWAWNDFIMPLVVLTEPSARTLPLAQYVFQGQFNTDYTVAFASYLMAMAPLLIVYIFSQRWVISGVTRGSIK
- a CDS encoding alpha/beta hydrolase, whose protein sequence is MQTAISADGTTIAFERVGDGPPIVIVGGAFSVAADGAAIAAALADAGFQAVTVDRRARGASGDMRGSLPEDEVSDLAAVIAAVGGEAIVLGHSSGAVLALYAASRGVPITALFLSEPPFRFGVAEPDPLLADRLQQLVDAGKNEDAVLTFQLEGVELPAEMVESIRQSDLFERLVPLAQSTVYDARLTAQVSTPTRGMLSVPQPVTILRGEQTFPLLVTATDRLAEQMPAAELVIVPESVMHRPDPATTARVVRQRV
- a CDS encoding heavy metal translocating P-type ATPase, with the protein product MQLIRTIRRYPVITASTAVLAVVLVLQLVGAASVSRWLAISYVGVFIVWTLVGMVRDVLRGHIGLDILAVVAMIATLAVGEYLASLIVVLMLSGGEALEDFAGRRARRDLTALLDRSPRIAHVVRSQSAEPDAVQDRAVDDVAIGDVLLVRPSEIVPVDGILLTSSGTFDESSLTGESMPVSRNAGGEVLSGAINGTRAVRIRATRRSADSQYQQIVALVQDAQDSRAPVVRLADRFAIPFTAISLVLAGTGWALSGDPTRFAEVLVLATPCPLLIAAPVAFLGGLSRAAKTGVIMKSGAVIEQLARARSVAFDKTGTLTAGRPALVDVRPAEGFTADEVLLLAASAEQYSSHVLAEGIRRAAVEQGFDLVATDDAIEVATNGVEAVFDGRRVVVGKPAYITALAPETERAALGPGEAAAYVAIDGRFAGVLVLADDPRPESSRVVEWLRSNGVERITMLTGDALPTAMSIARQVGIEEVHAELLPPEKVHLAAQLRPRPVMMVGDGVNDAPVLAASDIGVAMGAKGATAAGDAADVVILVDSLDKIVDAVSIGQHTLRVALTAIWIGIGLSIGLMIVAMTGVIPAVAGALIQELVDLATILYALRALGGPPSGLTARASHGTPTPVRA
- a CDS encoding MarR family winged helix-turn-helix transcriptional regulator, whose amino-acid sequence is MDDSGLTQDERVAVARLHALLELLPTALDQHLAPAGLTSFEFTLLEALNESDAHRLRMSALAARTNATLPRLSRVVTTLERKGLVERAPCLEDGRATNAQLTAAGEAAYEASRSLYATAVRRMVLDGLDADGVTQLADLSYSILTKLDPDARLKVTEAGRACAADPSGGDSEDLVSCAADPRLMDSEGPELAGARAS
- a CDS encoding NADPH-dependent F420 reductase; translated protein: MTSVTIFGTGNMANAIGGVFAAGGNSVTYIGRDRVGTALIEGDIVVLAVPHPAVDEIVAAYATQLTGKTVVDITNPVDFSTFDSLVVPAGSSLTAQIQEKLPQSSVVKAFNTNFAATLASGKVGDLPTTVLVAGDDAAAKSGLISAIEAGGLGAIDAGSLSRASELEALGFLQLTLAVGEQIAWTGGFASVR
- a CDS encoding VOC family protein — protein: MVAPTTSTQRTSAPDRILDPQTVMDAVTLRVGDLSTMSSYYSDALAFEPLEERARGNEVHRVLGRGGTPMLRLIETPNLPAVDPRQAGLFHTAFLFDDASALAATVYRAAQHPRSRFTGSSDHLVSEAFYFTDPEGNGVELYVDRDRSDWTYAGGQLQMDSLYLDPNAYLRRHLDENAVDSVATSAGRVGHVHLQVGDIARARAFYVDALGFETTVATYPGALFASAGGYHHHVAMNVWNSAGAGPRAAALGLGDVAITVPDREDLDALGARLTRHRLAFADTGRSVVLADPWGTRVTVALPAAGVDDLLGR
- a CDS encoding alpha/beta hydrolase, giving the protein MSSDQDIKNVVLVHGAFVDGSGWRGVYDNLTAQGYRVTIVQIPLTSLEDDVAATTRVLNRQDGPAILVAHSWGGTVITEAGVHPNVAGLVYVSALAPDTGETTSQQYEGFAPTPDFVIDVGDDGYGFLNHDLFKAGFAADASDADAAFLRDSQVPINMSAFGVPVKYAAWRDKPTWAIIAEQDKSFDQAMLQHMAERMGAEITTVPASHDVFITQHGVVSDVIVTAAHDAARVVAL